In Candida albicans SC5314 chromosome 4, complete sequence, the genomic window TTTGATTGTCACCTCATCATGATCAACTTGCTCAAGATGTCTCATGAGTTTTCTGGTAAACCCACGCTCAACCCTGATGAGTAGTTTCATCTCCCCACTTTCAGCAAGACTAGAAATCGTGAATGGATGGTATtggaagaatttgatttttcccACATTCAAGTAAATGTGCTGACCAGCTTTCCACGTTTTGTATTTGGGGAGGAATCTCGTGTACCAAGACTTTGACGTGTATCCAGCTTCAGAGACAGGTATCACCACCGAAATCGTGCTGTCATCGATGATCCGGAATGTACATCTACCTTTGGTGGGCGACTTTTTGGCGTGCAAGTATGCAAACACTTTACTAACAACCCTGTCGATAACCAACCCGTGCACCGAAATCAACACCACAGCCCTGTTTCCTTGATTGTGGATAAATGTAAAGAACAACATCATAAATGCAAAAATACGGTGTTGcaccaaaaagaaatcataCGCAAACTGTCTGATAAACTTTAAACTAGCCCAGTTCAAAATACTGAAACTCCCATAAGCCATAAACCCAAATATCTGTGGTGGgatcataatcataattTTAAAGTTGAGATTCAACCAATAGTAACAAGCCATCCCCATATGGATAGTGATCATGACCCACATAAGCCGTGACAACCATTTATGAACAAATTCTAATCTATCATGTTGCAACCCTGTTATTGATGTCAACAAGTCATTTTTCATAAcagcaaataataaaatcgGCAAGTTTCCTACTGCCACCTTCAGCAATCTCTTggaaataatataaaaccGACTTTGATAATCTAAATCATTAATCTCTGCAAAGCAGAACCCAACATTAAGACCAACAAACAATATTCCCAACAACACCAAACTGGGCTGAAAGTAGAAATCGCCCCATACATGAACACAACTCGTCCATGCATCCCACACTTTAAGTAGTCTAAAATAGTTGTTGCGTTTGTTATTGACTCGCAAGTATCGTGGAATCCAATAAAAAAGTATCCCATGTCCAGCTAACACAATGAACGTCAATACAAATATCAACCACtcatatttattatttctatCCTTTTCCACAAAAAACTGTTGATCAAATGGAATAGCCATGGTTGAAAGTTAAACTTGgttaatgataaaaaaaaaaaaaaatttagagGTGAATATAGATTTGTTTAATACTTTTCATTCATGCATTCAATAAACCTTATTATCATCAGACAAGGGATGCGGCCATCGTTTAATTGGTGGATTTATCGTTTCTATGCCAAGAATCCGAAAACTGCGAAATTTTACGCAGCACAAAAGCATTTTTAGTGTTTTGCGATCCGAGACTAATCTGATAAATTGGGGGACAACAAAGACAGGTCAAGACCACTTTTCTTTCGGGTTTAACGTTATATAAGGGTAAGAGAttcctatttttttttttcatcagcTCCATATCCACACTAACATGCATTTCATATTCTACTTGATTCTTTTAGTATCTGCTGCTGATTACGGTAACTTTGGTACATACCCAAAAGTCCCTAAAACTGCTTCCATTAATGGGTTCGCAGATCCAATCTACGATTTATTACCAGACTGTGCAAAGGAATGTGTCAAATTCAGTACAAGTAACACCCCTTGTCCATATTGGGATACAGGATGTTTCTGCGTGATGCCACAATGGGCTGGTTTAGTTGGTCAATGTGTTGCTCAAAAGTGTAAGGGTGAAGATGTTGCTAGTGCCAGATTCTTGGCTACTTCGTTGTGTTCAGTTGTTGGTGCTAATACTTGGATGATGCCTGCTTCTATTTCCTCGATGCTTTCCACTGCCGCTGGAGATGCTAAGGAAGTTACTACAATTGAAGGGAAAACTGCTAAATCATGGGTTACTGCTCCAGGAAGTGCTGCTGGGAGCGTTGTTTCCGAAACTGGTAGTGCAAGTGAAACCGGCAGTTCCGAATCGGCTCAATCAACAACTACAGGCTCGTCATCTACAGGCTCATCATCCACAGActcctcctcttcttcttcctcatcTCCTTCATCTTCTGCTAATTTTGCTGTTTTGCAGACAGGAGGAATCGGATCGGTAATTCTTGGATTCATGATGTACCTTCTTGTATAAACGTTCTATATATTCTATTATGCCCAAAATATAAAGACCACCATCTCATGTCGTATAAGTTTTGTAACCTTCAATTATTGCGTGATGTTTCGAACAATAGagtgaaatttttttttctttgtttctcAAATGAgtacaaaaaattttagcAAACGTTTACTTGGGTTAACTACCTATTGGTGGAAAAGTCTTTATCCGTTGTTGAAATCTTTACTCCCCCCAGTTTCCCTTCTCTCCGGGTACTTGGGCATTTTTAATGATCCTACTTCTATCCCGAAAAAGTTCCGATACATAGTGAGAACAGTTAGGTGGAATTGTAGtgaccaagaaaaaaaaaaccacaaAACAAAACGTGCAGCTACTCCAAACCGGACAAAACGCTTAATCTCAAAAATCTAATctatttcatcaaattgaGTATGCCAAGAAATTGGGGTATCTAGTTTGCTTCAATAACAATTGTAGTCAACCTGAGTAAGTTTCCTAGACTAGTGCCGAATTAGTCCACAGAAGACCCCCATTAGAATTGACGATAGTTTGAGACATACTATACCCACCAAAAAATCTGATGTTTCCCACAAATCTTCGTTAAAAAGACCGCAAATCGAAAGATCAGCTTGCCATTCTTTTATTAGCTGCATTTTCCGTGCTAATTAATCGGATTTGCTATTGCTGAATGGTTACGATTGGCCATTCGAGGTCACCTATGGTTGCTGCCATGTGGATGTTTATGCAAGAAACATGCCTGGAATATCCAGATTTGGTAACTAAAGTTCTACAAACAGCAATGGTATACTTTTTGGTGTTAGGGGCTACGAGGTTTCGCTATTTCTTGACCACTACAAGAGTCTAAAAACAGAACTCAATTGTATAATTGTTACACAAACACATATACGCCTCGAGTAATTAAGCCAAGCTGCATAAGTATTTGCTactttgttttgttttgtgtaCAATTGAGGTAattcttaattttttttcttagcACAATTTAATCAAGGAAATATCGGACTACTTTCTGACTGGATAGAATTGAAGGTATGAAAGTTCCTTTGTTCAGGTGCCATATGGGTACTCCCCCAAAACTTCTTTTGTGTAGAAGAATTGCCGAACAtctttgttattattttctttgcGAACCAAATTTGGAAGAATGGAAAATTAGGGTATAAATACATAGGCATTTTCCATGACTTCCGTTGTTCTGaattctaattcttcaCTAACTATCACTAATAACTAATACTACAATGCTCGCCTTATCCTTATTGTCAATCGTTTCCATTGCTTCAGCTGCTGGTGTCACTGCTATCCCAGAAGGTGATAATCCATACACTATTTTCCCAAGTGTTGCTAAAACCGCTTCCATCAACGGTTTCGCTGACAGAATCTACGACCAATTGCCAGAATGTGCCAAAGAATGTGTTAAGCAAAGTACTAGTAGTACCCCATGTCCATACTGGGATACCGGTTGTTTGTGTGTTATGCCTCAATTTGCTGGTGCCGTTGGTAACTGTGTTGCTAAAAACTGTAAAGGAAAAGAAGTTGGTTCTGTTGAATCTTTGGCCACTTCCATTTGTTCATCTGCTGGTGTTTGGGAACCATACTGGATGATCCCATCAAGTGTTTCTGACGCTTTGGCTAAGGCTGCTGATGCCGCTGCTGAAACCACTGCCGAATCCACCACTGCCGAATCTACTGCCGCTGAAACCACCAAGGCTGAAGAAACTTCTGCTAAAGAAACCACTGCTGCTGAAACTTCCAAGGCTGCTGAAAGTTCTGCACCAGCTGAAACTTCTAAAGCTGAAGAAACTTCAAAGGCTGCTGAAACCACCAAAGCTGAAGAATCTTCTGTTGCtcaatcttcttcttctgctgCAGACGTTGCTTCTGTTTCCGTTGAAGCTGCTAACGCCGGTAACATGCCAGCTGTTGCTATTGGTGGTGTCATTGCCGCTGTTGCTGCCTTATTCTAAGTTGAATTATAGTATTGCTGATAATACATAACTAATATATGATCTTATTGCAACTAGAGTATTTACGTTTAATGTAATTTGCGATAGCAATACAAGTACGAACTAGCACTTGAGCCGCCACCGCCGCCGCTCCCTTCCTTGCTATTGTCTTGCAATTACGGGGGCTCTTTTTTGTCGCTAATGTACTCATAAGCGGGGCAAGGCAGAATTATCGCCACTAGCTATTGACCAATCAAAATTCAACTCATTTGTGGAACTGAGTACACAGAAAACCTGTGTGCACTAAAAATGTGGAGAAACATATAACTTCTTGGTattaaagataaaaagGCCCAAATCAATTCTTAGCTTCTCCTGAGTCTTTATTACTAGACCCATCAATATGGGGCCATGGTTGGCTTCTGACCGACGCCAGGAATCATAACCCATACCAATACACTTGCAGTGCCAATCCATACCATAGCAACACGATCAAAGTGGCCATTCAATTGACATCTCCGCCTGTCCCAGCTCTACTGACATTCCCAGATACATTGATTTGTAAgttttgaagaagaaatcaaagtGATCGCGGAACATATACGCAAGATAGGCGAGCTGAAACGGCGGAAATCACAATAATTAGTCATCCCTCAGTCACAATAAGGACTGGACGATTTTTCACACTGACAAATTAGAGATAAGCAATATACAGAATTAAGAGAACTTTACCAAGATGCgtttatttctttatatAAGTTTATTTGGTTTCAGCCATTCTCTCCATTCTAATCTCTACTGCTCTTCTATGAGCTTCTAACCCTTCAACTCTTGCCAACTCCATGACTGCTTTACCGATATTCTGAAGACCTTTTTCAGTAACCTCTTGGGAAGTAATAAACTTCTGGAAAGTAGCAGTATTGACTCCAGAATATTGTCTGGCATAACCATAAGTTGGCAAAGTATGGTTCGTCCCACTTGAGTAATCACCACACGATTCAGGAGACAATGCACCAACAAATACTGAACCGGCATTCTCAATCAGATCAGGAACATACGATGGTGCATCATCGATTTgtaaaatcaaatgttCAGGTGCATACTGGTTTGACAAATCAAATGCTTCCTTGTAGGTTTTAGCCAATAAAATATACGAATGAGCCAAGCATTTAGCAACAATATCCTTTCTTGGCAACACTTTAGCTTGTCTCTCCACTGCAGCTTGGAACTCATTCAACTTTTCATCGCTCAAACCAACCCCAATAAGAATGACCTGAGAATCAACACCATGTTCAGCTTGTGAAAGCAAATCACTAGCAACAAAATCAGCATCGGCGTTAGAGTCAGCAATCACCAAAACTTCAGACGGACCAGCAGGCATATCAATAGAGCACAATGCTTGGGTGTCATTTTGAACATACATCTTGGCAGCAGTAACAAATTGATTGCCTGGACCCAAAATCTTGTCGCACTTGAGTACACTTTCAGTACCATACGCCATTGCCGTAACTGCTTGCGCACCACCTGCCATAACAATACATTTAGCTCCCAATTTGTGCGCAACATAAACAACTTCTGGCGTCAACTTCCCTGTAGCACGTGATGGAGGAGATGCAACAATAATGTTCTTACACCCAGCAACTTTTGCAGGCACACCCAACATCATTGCTGTAGAGGGCAACACTGCTGTTCCGCCTGGAACATACAACCCAACATTCTCAATCGGCTTAGCAAATCTAGAACAATATACGCCGGGACTGGTTTCTACTGTCataactttttcttttggtaATTGTGCAGCATGGAACTTTTCGATATTTTGCATGGACAAGTCAATGGCAGCCTTCATTTCTTCTGAAATATCCATCAAATCAGCCGGGAACGGAGCTTGTAAAACAGGAGCATCAAGTTTTACACCATCAAACTTGGAAGTCAACTCAATAAGTGCTTTGTCTCCATCAGACTTgactttttcaataatagGAAGCACGAGTTTCATAATGTCTGCAGTCTTTTGTACAGGTCTTGTCATTGCACGCtcaacagcagcagcatcGTCAACACTAACAATCTCTAGCTTGTAACTGCTATTTACAGGAGCTTCTTGGTATTGGGGCTTGGCATCgccttttcttcttgaaaCCTTCAAGGACTTTACATCCAAATTCTTCTCAATATCAGCCAATCTCACCCCGTGTTTGATACACCAAACCATGGCaaaataaaccaaatcaGCACACTCCCAGGCAATTTCTTCCTTTGATTTAGCctcaatcaattcatccAACTCTTCCTTCAACTTGGCAATCAATAGTTTCTCGTCATCAAATAAACGTTTAGTGTAGGACACTTCAGGTGCATTTTCCAATCTGTCTTGCAAAGTACTATCTAATTTCGGCAATCCTCTAGCTGGAGAGTCGGCAATATCGTCACCAAAACATGTGAATTTGGTTTCACGGTGACAGAACCCATACCCAGTTCGTGGCTCCACCATAAACTGAATCACATGAGAGTCACAATCCTTGGATAACTTTACCAACTTTTGTGTTGCACCACTGGTCTTGCCCTTGTACCACAATTCGTCTCTGCGTTTACGTGATTGGTAAACCccaactttttcttcaattgcaGCAATTATCGAGTCCTTGGACGAATATACTATACCCAAAGCTGTATAGGAAGGTGAAGGGGTTGTGATTAATGTAGTGTACAACCCATCTGGTCTGTCGGTAGTCAAAGTACTAACAAACACTGCAGAAATTGATATCTTGTTCTCTTCTTCACGTTTGACAGTCAATTTTGTGCTTGGAATCACTGGAACGTAGTTTTTAGCCAATTCAATGGCTCCATCCTGAGTAAAGTTAGACTCAATGTATATAACTCGGTTTTCATTGGCAttatatttctttaaatCACTTTCGGAAAATGGTTTAGAAGTAACAAAGGATGCTTCAGATGTCAATAATTCAGTACTTGGAACATCGACTGCTACAACAAACCTAGAGCTTGGTGAACCAGCTTCAATGGCGTCATGGTATTGCTTCTCATTAACAAACACCTGCTTAATTCCCACATTCAACAACTCGACAATTTGGTCGGTGGTGGCATTATCAATAGcatttacaaaaatatcCAAGTCATGaggaaattgatgaataaaATGTTTCTTGGGACTAACACTTTCAATTGGGAAAAGTACTTGACCAACTAAGGAAAACTCGTCAATAGATTGCTTATCTTCTGGAGAAGATATAACAGGCAAAATAGGGAATATCATGTCTGGTTGGTGGTAGGAAGCgttgaaagaaaatgaaaaaaaaaaaaaaaaaaacttatCACTTGTggaggaaaaaaaaaataattctgAGTCATTTTCTCATTACAGCtagaaaaataataatttgcaATTTTGCCATAAATACACACCCTATATACTTAGAAACTAAATTCGCCTCtgaattgattcaaatcCATATTTGGTTTAACCAACTCCAATAAATCTCTTCTCTCCATCGCAATAAAAGCCCTCTTTAATGTTTCTGTCAACGATGTCGACTGGTTATGATTCAATGTCGATACAGTGTCCACCCCTTCTACTTGATGCATTGACAACCCACTTAACAAATGCTCTGCTGCTTCCTTGTAACAACCAATATTTATACACGAAACCCCTAGATTGTATCTTGCTCTTACAAAAGTCGGTTTCAATTGCAATGCCTTGAAATACGCATCAACTGCTTCTTCGGAGCGGTTAGAATTGGCCAATGAAGCACCTAATCTATTCCACAAAATAGCATCATCAGGTCGTATCGATAATGCTGCTTTGAAACAGTCTATAGTCTTGTCAAACTCTTCATTGGCGTAAAACAACACACCTAACCCCATTTGAACATCAGCATCCATGCTGGCTTGGTTAGGCGACAACTGAGCGGCATTGAGAAATAATTCCGTAACTCTTTTGTTCAACGAGAATCTGTCTTCATCAGTAATCGTTGGATTCTCCTGTCTGGCCTTTTCCACAATTTGAGGATACTTTGTCGATATCCATCTTTCCAAAGTGGCAAATGCGGCATTATCATACCCTTCGTTGATATAACTAATTGCCAAGTTCATCAACGCCTCTGAATTCTCTGGGTGCAACTCCAAACATTTTTCCAAAGCAGAAATACCAGCAATCTCCTTTTCATTTTGAGTTTGGACTTCGCCTAGCTTCAACCAGGCATCAACGTGGTTTTCATCTCTTTGAATTGCAGCCTCGAACGCCAAAGCAGCCTCAGACAATTTGGCACCATTCTCCATCAACTGCAAACCAATCTCATATGGATCTTGGTCTTTAGGTAAGTCCAAAAACTGGTTACTCTGTTTATCTTCAAATTGGTAGTCACCAAAGTGGGCACGCGTAGACGCATACTTTGCAAAATCTTTCTCCCATTGATTCATATCAGCTGGAAACCCATCTTTTTGAGTTCTCTTGAAATCTTCATATTGCTGATTGATAAAgtcattttcaaaagattCTGAATTCAAACTGTCCCACACTTCTTGGAAAGTGGCCTGATACTtgtcatcaacaacaatctcAGGAGACTGTTCTCTCTGGATTTCCTCAACTTCCTCGGCCTTGTTTGTCAACTCCTCTATTTCCTTAAACTGATTCTCCCAATCAACTTGTGGCTCCTGattatgttgttgttgttgttgttgttgaggtTGCAGTTGGTATGCCATAGACATTCCCATCATTGGACGGTATCCCCCAAGACGAGGGCCAAATTGGCCAGGTCTTTGGTTGTGCTGTTGCGTTGCGGGTGCTTGGCTAAACTCGCTGGCCCACTGAGCATTCACTGGACTTCCAGTCTTGGCTATTGGTGTTGTAATCTGAGCAGATGGAGATTGCGCAACAAAGTCTTGCGACCAGTTACTTTGCTGTTGATGAATAGCATTGGGTTGGTTCTGAATGGTATTTAATTCGTGTCTCATAGGTTGGAACTGAAACGAGTTTTGTGGTGCTCCATTATTCATAAATTGGTCCAAGTTAGCTCTATCCCTAACATTCATcaaattatcttttttgaaCCCTTGATTCTGTGCTACGTTTCCATGTTGATTTGCcacttgttgttgcaacGATCTATCTTGCTGGGTATGCTTATTAAACTGAGCAACGGCATTTCCGTTAACTGAACATTCTGATCCTCCACCAACAAACGACATTtctttgataatgatatgggagaaagaaaaataacaaattttcgaaaatccaaaattaTAGTCCAGACCAATCTAATTTATATGACCGTCATTCAgcatttttcttttttcgGGTTCCCCACCGAGAAATGATAAAGTggaaaaattttggaatcACATGCCGAGGTGAGGAGAGAATTATACGGTGTTACACGactctttctttcaaattaattttattactGCAAAATAGATAATACACACACTAATGTTCTGTTTTAGCAACGTTTGGCAACTCTTTCAAGGATTTTCTAATACTGTCAACACCCTTCAATAAATCTTCCTCGGAAATAACCAAAGGAGGAGCCAAACGGATGATATTGTCATGGGTTGGTTTGGCCAAAACACCgtgatttttcattaacaaACACAAATCCCAAGCTGTCCTGCCATTGGTCTTTGATTCGTCTATAACAATAGCCGACAATAACCCTTTACCTCTAACTTCACTGATCATTCCGTTGCTTTCCTTTTGTAACTCTTCTAATTTTTCTCTCAATAATGCACCCAATTTTTGTGCTCTTTCGACCAAATTCTCATCTCTAACAACATCCAAAGCAGCAATAGCAACTCTACAAGCTAATGGATTACCACCGTATGTAGATCCGTGTGAGCCTGGTTCTAAAGTCAACATGACTTGCTTCGAAGACAAAACGGCAGACACTGGCATAACACCTCCAGAAATAGCCTTACCCAACAATACAATATCTGGCTTGACACCTTTCGAATGTTCATAGCACAACATTTTACCTGTTCTGGCAATACCAGTTTGGATCTCATCACAGATCAACAAGACATTGTGTTTCTTGCACAACTCTTGGACTCTTGGCAAGTAATCTTCTGGTGGAACAACAATACCGGCTTCACCTTGAATTGGTTCCAATAAGATAGCAGCAATTTTATCACCGGCATTGGCGAATGCTTTTTCGACATCTTCAATAACCCCATATCTCAACAAAGTGCCCTCTGGTTCACCAGGAATTTGAGGACCAACACCTCTCAAGTAAGGACCAAAGTTTGTGGTGGCGTCTGGGTCAGTGGACATGGAAATAACCCCCAAAGTTCTACCGTGGAAATTGTTAACAGCAGACAATATAATAGCTTCGCCACTTGGAATACCTTTCTTGTCGTAACCCCATTTTCTGGCCAATTTCAAACCAGTTTCAACAGCTTCGGCACCAGTGTTCATTGGCAATACCATCTCATAGTTAAAGTACTCGGTAATGTATTTGGCATAGACTCCGAACACGTCAGATGAAAATGCACGAGAGCACAATGTCAACTTTGAGGCTTGATCAACCAATGcagcaacaatttttgGATGACAGTGACCTTGGTTAACTGCAGAGTATGCAGACAAGAAATCCAAGTACTCTTTTCCTTCAGGATCCCAGACATGAGCACCCTCAgcttttgaaaaaactaCTGGCAATGGATGGTAGTTGTGGGCAGAATATTTTGTTTCGTATTCACGAGCAGTTTCAGAGGAAACTTTAAAATCTGGAGTTGAAGACATTGATGTAGTGATTGtataattaattgaaaaagaagactgatgaaaaatttttccaacAAAGGAATTGATGGTCTCTTTTATAGTTGGTTGGGGTTTTCCCCATTTCCAAGATTAagatttagattttttcacttttctGGAACCACTTGATCTCTAATAGCAAGAGAATGCGAAATTGTCATTGTGCACGAcccattttttcaaaacacACCTCACCTGTTCGGCAATATGAAAAGAgcagaaagaaaaaaaaaaaataaaagggGGGAGGaagaaaaactaaaaagaaGTGTCCAGTTGTCAATCCACTTTTGTACAACACTTTCCTTTTGCAATACCCAACATGATGCAACCAAGAGTTAAAAGACATATGCAAAATGCTATTCAGCCAGTTGAAAACTTAAACGAAGATGCTGCCTCATTGCCATCTGTTGCCATGAGAATCAGAAAAGCTGTTAGCGAAGGCTACAAGTTACCAGGTGACAACACTGCT contains:
- the FRP1 gene encoding Frp1p (Ferric reductase; alkaline-induced by Rim101; iron-chelation-induced by CCAAT-binding factor; fluconazole-repressed; ciclopirox-, hypoxia-, Hap43-induced; colony morphology-related regulation by Ssn6; Spider and flow model biofilm induced); amino-acid sequence: MAIPFDQQFFVEKDRNNKYEWLIFVLTFIVLAGHGILFYWIPRYLRVNNKRNNYFRLLKVWDAWTSCVHVWGDFYFQPSLVLLGILFVGLNVGFCFAEINDLDYQSRFYIISKRLSKVAVGNLPILLFAVMKNDLLTSITGLQHDRLEFVHKWLSRLMWVMITIHMGMACYYWLNLNFKIMIMIPPQIFGFMAYGSFSILNWASLKFIRQFAYDFFLVQHRIFAFMMLFFTFIHNQGNRAVVLISVHGLVIDRVVSKVFAYLHAKKSPTKGRCTFRIIDDSTISVVIPVSEAGYTSKSWYTRFLPKYKTWKAGQHIYLNVGKIKFFQYHPFTISSLAESGEMKLLIRVERGFTRKLMRHLEQVDHDEVTIKAMFHGPYGARYQPLITFDTCLFFAAGSGGAFTFPVCLDLLNQIDRRDQEGDVLFRPKNQFIKFVWAIRKQDNIEWFEDSLKQFAGRCSVDIYITQETKEELPLQRKNSIIEITKSLTNDYNILYGRPQIQDIIQQHSQSLGANQSMAVTSCGSPSFTNSIKHHCQSARRVKGAPEVYCYTESF
- the PGA7 gene encoding Pga7p (GPI-linked hyphal surface antigen; induced by ciclopirox olamine, ketoconazole, Rim101 at pH 8; Hap43, fluconazole; flow model biofilm induced; Spider biofilm induced; required for RPMI biofilm; Bcr1-induced in a/a biofilm) encodes the protein MHFIFYLILLVSAADYGNFGTYPKVPKTASINGFADPIYDLLPDCAKECVKFSTSNTPCPYWDTGCFCVMPQWAGLVGQCVAQKCKGEDVASARFLATSLCSVVGANTWMMPASISSMLSTAAGDAKEVTTIEGKTAKSWVTAPGSAAGSVVSETGSASETGSSESAQSTTTGSSSTGSSSTDSSSSSSSSPSSSANFAVLQTGGIGSVILGFMMYLLV
- the RBT5 gene encoding Rbt5p (GPI-linked cell wall protein; hemoglobin utilization; Rfg1, Rim101, Tbf1, Fe regulated; Sfu1, Hog1, Tup1, serum, alkaline pH, antifungal drugs, geldamycin repressed; Hap43 induced; required for RPMI biofilms; Spider biofilm induced), with product MLALSLLSIVSIASAAGVTAIPEGDNPYTIFPSVAKTASINGFADRIYDQLPECAKECVKQSTSSTPCPYWDTGCLCVMPQFAGAVGNCVAKNCKGKEVGSVESLATSICSSAGVWEPYWMIPSSVSDALAKAADAAAETTAESTTAESTAAETTKAEETSAKETTAAETSKAAESSAPAETSKAEETSKAAETTKAEESSVAQSSSSAADVASVSVEAANAGNMPAVAIGGVIAAVAALF
- the HIS4 gene encoding trifunctional histidinol dehydrogenase/phosphoribosyl-AMP cyclohydrolase/phosphoribosyl-ATP diphosphatase (Multifunctional enzyme that catalyzes three steps of histidine biosynthesis, with phosphoribosyl-AMP cyclohydrolase, phosphoribosyl-ATP diphosphatase, and histidinol dehydrogenase activities; required for wild-type adhesion to human calls); protein product: MIFPILPVISSPEDKQSIDEFSLVGQVLFPIESVSPKKHFIHQFPHDLDIFVNAIDNATTDQIVELLNVGIKQVFVNEKQYHDAIEAGSPSSRFVVAVDVPSTELLTSEASFVTSKPFSESDLKKYNANENRVIYIESNFTQDGAIELAKNYVPVIPSTKLTVKREEENKISISAVFVSTLTTDRPDGLYTTLITTPSPSYTALGIVYSSKDSIIAAIEEKVGVYQSRKRRDELWYKGKTSGATQKLVKLSKDCDSHVIQFMVEPRTGYGFCHRETKFTCFGDDIADSPARGLPKLDSTLQDRLENAPEVSYTKRLFDDEKLLIAKLKEELDELIEAKSKEEIAWECADLVYFAMVWCIKHGVRLADIEKNLDVKSLKVSRRKGDAKPQYQEAPVNSSYKLEIVSVDDAAAVERAMTRPVQKTADIMKLVLPIIEKVKSDGDKALIELTSKFDGVKLDAPVLQAPFPADLMDISEEMKAAIDLSMQNIEKFHAAQLPKEKVMTVETSPGVYCSRFAKPIENVGLYVPGGTAVLPSTAMMLGVPAKVAGCKNIIVASPPSRATGKLTPEVVYVAHKLGAKCIVMAGGAQAVTAMAYGTESVLKCDKILGPGNQFVTAAKMYVQNDTQALCSIDMPAGPSEVLVIADSNADADFVASDLLSQAEHGVDSQVILIGVGLSDEKLNEFQAAVERQAKVLPRKDIVAKCLAHSYILLAKTYKEAFDLSNQYAPEHLILQIDDAPSYVPDSIENAGSVFVGALSPESCGDYSSGTNHTLPTYGYARQYSGVNTATFQKFITSQEVTEKGLQNIGKAVMELARVEGLEAHRRAVEIRMERMAETK
- the PEX5 gene encoding Pex5p (Pex5p family protein; required for PTS1-mediated peroxisomal protein import, fatty acid beta-oxidation; similar to S. cerevisiae Pas10p peroxisomal targeting receptor; macrophage/pseudohyphal-repressed; Hap43p-repressed) — encoded protein: MSFVGGGSECSVNGNAVAQFNKHTQQDRSLQQQVANQHGNVAQNQGFKKDNLMNVRDRANLDQFMNNGAPQNSFQFQPMRHELNTIQNQPNAIHQQQSNWSQDFVAQSPSAQITTPIAKTGSPVNAQWASEFSQAPATQQHNQRPGQFGPRLGGYRPMMGMSMAYQSQPQQQQQQQHNQEPQVDWENQFKEIEELTNKAEEVEEIQREQSPEIVVDDKYQATFQEVWDSLNSESFENDFINQQYEDFKRTQKDGFPADMNQWEKDFAKYASTRAHFGDYQFEDKQSNQFLDLPKDQDPYEIGLQLMENGAKLSEAALAFEAAIQRDENHVDAWLKLGEVQTQNEKEIAGISALEKCLELHPENSEALMNLAISYINEGYDNAAFATLERWISTKYPQIVEKARQENPTITDEDRFSLNKRVTELFLNAAQLSPNQASMDADVQMGLGVLFYANEEFDKTIDCFKAALSIRPDDAILWNRLGASLANSNRSEEAVDAYFKALQLKPTFVRARYNLGVSCINIGCYKEAAEHLLSGLSMHQVEGVDTVSTLNHNQSTSLTETLKRAFIAMERRDLLELVKPNMDLNQFRGEFSF
- the CAR2 gene encoding ornithine-oxo-acid transaminase (Ornithine aminotransferase; arginine metabolism; alkaline induced; mutant sensitivite to toxic ergosterol analog, to amphotericin B; exponential and stationary phase yeast; flow model biofilm induced; rat catheter, Spider biofilm repressed); the encoded protein is MSSTPDFKVSSETAREYETKYSAHNYHPLPVVFSKAEGAHVWDPEGKEYLDFLSAYSAVNQGHCHPKIVAALVDQASKLTLCSRAFSSDVFGVYAKYITEYFNYEMVLPMNTGAEAVETGLKLARKWGYDKKGIPSGEAIILSAVNNFHGRTLGVISMSTDPDATTNFGPYLRGVGPQIPGEPEGTLLRYGVIEDVEKAFANAGDKIAAILLEPIQGEAGIVVPPEDYLPRVQELCKKHNVLLICDEIQTGIARTGKMLCYEHSKGVKPDIVLLGKAISGGVMPVSAVLSSKQVMLTLEPGSHGSTYGGNPLACRVAIAALDVVRDENLVERAQKLGALLREKLEELQKESNGMISEVRGKGLLSAIVIDESKTNGRTAWDLCLLMKNHGVLAKPTHDNIIRLAPPLVISEEDLLKGVDSIRKSLKELPNVAKTEH